The following are encoded in a window of Haloprofundus salilacus genomic DNA:
- a CDS encoding halocyanin domain-containing protein yields MNNTTRRRFLAATAGVTLGAGLVASPTAAQPDETDLSSWFVNTDGVAEIVDARGQSSVDITVGAAGNGGAFAFDPVAVYIDRGTTVIWTWTGDGGTHNVVAKDGSFESEYYDSSGETFETTLDTEGVVRYACAPHESMGMKGALVVGDVTATLGGSETAEATETASKPTETYDGWLSGTDNYRRLVDRRGESEVIVKVGAQGNGGQFAFDPPAMRVDPGTTVVWEWVGDLRYDVVDPELGYHSEQIARSGHYFAVEFDGHGLSTYECTEYGEQGMRGVVVVGAGPTKQLSTLGYTVVGGGALLFGGPLAYGVREHFRNVSMTPE; encoded by the coding sequence ATGAATAACACGACACGCCGACGGTTCCTCGCAGCGACGGCTGGCGTAACTCTCGGTGCAGGGCTCGTTGCGTCACCAACAGCGGCGCAACCCGACGAGACCGACCTCTCGTCGTGGTTTGTCAACACCGACGGGGTTGCCGAAATCGTAGACGCTCGTGGACAGTCATCGGTCGACATTACGGTCGGGGCAGCGGGTAACGGCGGTGCATTCGCCTTCGATCCTGTCGCAGTTTACATTGACCGGGGTACGACCGTCATCTGGACGTGGACCGGCGACGGCGGAACGCACAACGTCGTCGCGAAAGATGGCTCGTTCGAGTCCGAGTACTATGATTCAAGCGGGGAAACCTTCGAGACGACACTCGATACTGAGGGTGTTGTCCGCTACGCGTGTGCGCCCCACGAGTCGATGGGGATGAAGGGAGCGCTCGTCGTCGGTGATGTGACCGCTACACTCGGTGGAAGCGAAACGGCCGAAGCGACCGAAACCGCATCCAAACCTACCGAAACGTATGACGGGTGGCTGTCGGGAACCGACAACTACCGCAGGTTAGTTGACCGACGCGGTGAGTCAGAGGTTATCGTCAAAGTCGGGGCACAGGGAAATGGAGGCCAGTTTGCTTTCGACCCGCCCGCAATGCGCGTTGACCCCGGGACGACCGTCGTCTGGGAGTGGGTCGGTGACCTGCGTTACGATGTCGTGGACCCAGAGCTCGGATATCATAGCGAACAAATCGCTAGGTCGGGCCACTATTTCGCTGTCGAGTTTGACGGTCACGGGCTGAGTACCTACGAGTGCACGGAGTACGGTGAGCAGGGAATGCGCGGCGTAGTCGTTGTCGGTGCAGGCCCGACGAAGCAGCTCTCGACACTTGGGTATACCGTCGTCGGGGGCGGAGCGCTCCTATTCGGTGGACCGCTCGCATACGGAGTTCGTGAGCACTTCCGGAACGTCAGTATGACCCCCGAGTAA
- a CDS encoding HalOD1 output domain-containing protein: protein MSITHDTNTKLETVTPSQAVVERIAALEETDQAELDPLYETIDPEALDTLVETTERSNSSLQIQFTYNDYEVTVTSDGIVSVDENADSER from the coding sequence ATGAGCATAACCCACGACACGAATACAAAACTGGAAACTGTCACACCAAGCCAGGCGGTCGTTGAGAGGATTGCTGCTCTCGAAGAAACCGATCAGGCGGAACTCGATCCGCTCTATGAGACTATTGATCCAGAGGCTCTAGACACGCTTGTCGAAACAACTGAACGTAGCAACTCTTCCCTTCAGATCCAGTTTACTTACAACGACTATGAGGTGACCGTCACTAGCGATGGCATAGTCTCCGTCGACGAGAACGCAGATTCGGAGAGATAA
- a CDS encoding response regulator yields MTSEHRSSKPVDILLVEDNPGDVRLTKEALNDGQIANTLHVVKDGVDALDFLFQRNDYADAPRPDLVLLDLNLPRKNGDEVLGELHEDPDLRFIPVIVLTSSEAEMDIVKSYKLCANGYLTKPVDPNEFIDMILELERFWLSIVRLPTDTDPD; encoded by the coding sequence ATGACAAGTGAGCATAGAAGTTCCAAGCCGGTCGACATCCTCCTCGTCGAGGATAATCCTGGCGACGTCCGTCTTACGAAAGAGGCATTAAACGACGGGCAGATCGCGAATACACTCCACGTCGTCAAAGACGGGGTCGACGCCCTCGATTTCCTCTTTCAACGAAACGACTACGCCGACGCACCTCGGCCCGACCTCGTGCTGTTAGATCTCAACCTCCCCCGAAAGAACGGGGACGAGGTACTCGGAGAACTTCACGAGGACCCTGACCTCCGGTTCATTCCGGTTATCGTCCTCACGAGTTCGGAAGCCGAAATGGACATCGTCAAGTCCTACAAACTGTGTGCGAACGGGTACCTTACGAAGCCGGTTGATCCCAACGAATTTATCGACATGATACTAGAGTTAGAGCGGTTTTGGCTCTCAATCGTGCGGTTGCCGACTGACACAGATCCTGATTGA
- a CDS encoding DUF2270 domain-containing protein, translated as MDETSDQLDTEDEKIAAEAGANPEEFLSLLPHFYRGSVTQAVNAQDRLDRTTDWAITLIAALLSVVFASEAMPAYLLLIGLILLGMFLYFEVRRYRFYDVWRSQVRFVEENIFANAFNPAGVEYHPNWREKISDDLRQPTFKVSYFNALSRRVRRVYALLFVVVGLAWASKVTLFSPEVQWTEAAELPGIPGLVVATVLALFYIGVFLIAFWPGKREAKGEIHGVDPGDWKETDDERH; from the coding sequence ATGGACGAGACATCCGACCAACTCGATACGGAAGATGAGAAGATTGCGGCCGAGGCCGGCGCTAATCCGGAGGAGTTCCTTTCGCTCCTCCCGCACTTTTATCGAGGTAGTGTGACTCAGGCGGTAAACGCACAAGATCGTCTCGACCGAACAACCGACTGGGCAATCACCTTGATCGCCGCCTTACTCTCGGTAGTGTTTGCAAGCGAGGCTATGCCGGCGTACCTCCTACTGATTGGACTGATACTGCTGGGTATGTTCCTCTATTTTGAAGTCCGACGCTATCGGTTCTACGACGTCTGGCGGTCTCAAGTCCGGTTCGTTGAGGAGAACATCTTCGCAAACGCCTTCAATCCTGCAGGCGTCGAATATCATCCAAATTGGAGAGAAAAAATTAGCGACGATCTCCGTCAACCGACATTCAAGGTCTCATACTTCAATGCTCTGTCTCGTCGGGTCCGTCGGGTGTACGCGTTACTGTTTGTTGTCGTCGGGCTCGCCTGGGCCTCTAAGGTCACTCTCTTTAGCCCCGAAGTACAGTGGACTGAGGCCGCAGAGCTCCCGGGGATCCCTGGCCTGGTCGTCGCAACAGTGCTGGCTTTGTTCTATATCGGAGTCTTTTTGATTGCGTTCTGGCCGGGTAAACGTGAGGCGAAAGGAGAAATCCACGGCGTTGACCCCGGCGATTGGAAGGAGACAGACGATGAACGTCATTGA